A single genomic interval of Dromiciops gliroides isolate mDroGli1 chromosome 1, mDroGli1.pri, whole genome shotgun sequence harbors:
- the YWHAZ gene encoding 14-3-3 protein zeta/delta, translating into MDKNELVQKAKLAEQAERYDDMAACMKSVTEQGAELSNEERNLLSVAYKNVVGARRSSWRVVSSIEQKTEGAEKKQQMAREYREKIETELRDICNDVLSLLEKFLIPNASQAESKVFYLKMKGDYYRYLAEVAAGDDKKGIVDQSQQAYQEAFEISKKEMQPTHPIRLGLALNFSVFYYEILNSPEKACSLAKTAFDEAIAELDTLSEESYKDSTLIMQLLRDNLTLWTSDTQGDEAEAGEGGEN; encoded by the exons ATGGATAAAAATGAGCTGGTGCAGAAGGCCAAATTGGCTGAGCAGGCTGAGAGATATGATGACATGGCAGCCTGCATGAAGTCTGTAACTGAGCAAGGAGCTGAATTATCCAATGAGGAGAGGAATCTTCTCTCTGTTGCTTACAAAAATGTCGTAGGGGCCCGAAGGTCATCTTGGAGGGTTGTTTCAAGTATTGAGCAAAAGACGGAAGGTGCTGAGAAAAAACAGCAAATGGCTCGAGAATACAGAGAGAAAATTGAGACTGAACTAAGAGATATCTGCAATGATGTACTG TCTCTATTGGAAAAGTTCTTGATTCCTAACGCTTCACAAGCAGAAAGCAAAGTtttctatttgaaaatgaaaggagactACTACCGTTACTTGGCTGAGGTTGCTGCTGGTGATGACAAGAAAG GAATAGTGGATCAATCACAACAAGCATATCAAGAAGCATTTGAAATCAGCAAAAAGGAGATGCAACCAACGCATCCTATAAGATTGGGTCTGGCCTTGAACTTCTCTGTGTTCTATTATGAGATCCTGAACTCTCCAGAGAAAGCCTGCTCTCTTGCAAAGACA GCTTTTGATGAAGCCATTGCTGAACTTGATACATTAAGTGAAGAATCATACAAAGACAGCACACTAATAATGCAATTACTGAGAGACAACTTGACA